The following coding sequences lie in one Trichoderma breve strain T069 chromosome 1, whole genome shotgun sequence genomic window:
- a CDS encoding PWWP domain-containing protein, translated as MADNSPEKPDAAAPVASTEPVPASEPKVAGEGELAAKAADKSEGDATMEEAKDAQAAKPEPRAPESAENAADAPSAKPAEDEKKTDADGDAEMKDAADTAAEAEADTTAAAETPAAKGKSRRKSTAGESKGKTLSKKGSKARLTHIDAQPGDHFLVKLKGFPAWPAIICDEDMLPQALINTRPVSAARPDGSYSEAYADGGKRVHDRSFPVMYLYTNEFGWVANTALSELTSDKARDTITDKMRKDLKAAFELAIEQNSIEHYKEILQSFQDELIAQEEAKKEAAATPKKSKKGKAKASDDEDVDMEDVDEAPKPKPKKRKAADEETSAPQRSESVKKPKIKLNTSSTSKSANGTAAPKAKEEKAAKAAKPKVKKSADKKSDAPKEAKMTPEERHDRKKKEVLYLRHKLQRGLLTREQQPREDEMESMSSFINILEKFEDLEVSIIRGTKINKVFKAILKLDSIPREEDFKFKKRSQALLDKWNKLLASEPAPANGVNGAESKESGKAAGNSGVKESGDKDEDAEDEQTKEDADEETVAPATAKDEEPKANEDAPVSAAVEAAA; from the exons ATGGCAGATAACTCGCCTGAGAAGCCCGACGCCGCCGCGCCTGTTGCCAGCACCGAGCCAGTGCCTGCTTCCGAACCAAAGGTTGCCGGCGAGGGAGAATTGGCCGCCAAGGCTGCGGACAAGTCTGAGGGGGATGCCACAATGGAGGAGGCAAAGGATGCTCAAG CTGCCAAACCAGAACCCAGGGCGCCTGAGAGCGCGGAAAACGCTGCCGATGCCCCATCTGCAAAGCCagctgaggatgagaagaagacagacGCGGATGGCGACGCCGAGATGAAGGACGCCGCCGACACCGCcgctgaggctgaagctgatacgactgccgccgccgagacCCCAGCTGCGAAGGGTAAGAGCCGTCGGAAGTCGACCGCCGGAGAGTCAAAGGGCAAGACGCTGAGCAAGAAGGGCTCCAAGGCGCGCCTAACCCACATTGATGCCCAGCCTGGCGACCACTTCCTTGTGAAACTCAAGGGCTTCCCAGCGTGGCCCGCCATCATTTGCGATGAGGATATGCTTCCTCAGGCCCTCATCAATACCCGACCAGTCTCCGCCGCGCGCCCCGATGGATCATATTCCGAGGCCTATGCGGATGGCGGTAAGCGCGTGCACGATCGAAGCTTCCCCGTcatgtacctgtacacaAATGAATT TGGATGGGTTGCGAACACTGCCCTATCCGAATTGACTTCGGATAAGGCTCGAGACACGATTACAGACAAGATGCGCAAGGACTTGAAGGCAGCTTTTGAGCTCGCCATTGAGCAAAACTCGATCGAGCACTACAAGGAAATTCTGCAGAGCTTCCAGGACGAGCTGATTGCCcaggaagaggccaagaaagaagctgcagctacCCCGAAGAAGtccaagaagggcaaggccaaggcaagcgatgacgaggacgtGGATATGGAGGACGTGGATGAGGCGCCAAAGCCTAAGCCTAAGAAGCGAAAGGCTGCCGATGAAGAGACCAGC GCCCCTCAGCGCTCCGAATCcgtcaagaagcccaagattAAGCTTAACACGTCATCTACATCCAAGTCGGCAAACGGAACGGCAGCGCcaaaggccaaggaagagaaggcagcaaaggccgCAAAGCCCAAGGTCAAGAAGAGCGCAGACAAGAAGTCTGACGCGCCCAAGGAAGCCAAGATGACCCCAGAAGAGCGCCATGATCGCAAAAAG AAGGAAGTTTTGTATCTTCGCCACAAGCTTCAGAGAGGTCTCTTAACCAGAGAGCAACAGCCGcgtgaagatgagatggagtCAATGTCCAGCTTCATCAATATTCTGGAGAAATTCGAGGATCTCGAAGTATCCATCATTAGAGGCACCAAGATTAACAAGGTTTTCAAGGCGATTCTAAAACTCGACTCGATTCCTCGCGAGGAGGACTTCAAATTCAAAAAGAGGTCTCAAGCTCTACTAGACAAGTGGAACAAGCTGCTTGCTAGCGAACCCGCGCCTGCTAACGGTGTCAATGGGGCTGAATCCAAAGAGTCTGGCAAGGCTGCTGGAAACAGCGGTGTGAAAGAGAGCGGCgacaaggatgaagatgccgaggatgagcAGACCAAGgaggatgctgatgaggaaACGGTTGCCCCGGCCACagccaaggatgaagaacCAAAAGCCAACGAAGAT GCTCCCGTATCTGCAGCCGTTGAAGCCGCTGCTTAA